The stretch of DNA GATGGATTTTGTTTGTCAAGTGCAAAGTAGTTATTTCTTGGCCTAAGTGCTGTTTTTGCTATGCTCCTTGTCTTCCTGTTCCTTTTTTGCAACATATGGGACCATAGATTTTTCTTTGCTGTATATTTCCAACTGGGTGCTATGCTCACTgcttttgcatatatatatttatcatttgtTTTGGTTCTATTTTATATCCTCTTGAATTCTAAATCTGCTTTTCATATTTCAGAAAAATTGTTTTGGCGACAAATATTGCTGAAAGTAGCATCACCATAGATGATGTTGTGTATGTTATAGACTGTGGAAAGGCAAAGGAAACAAGTTATGATGCTCTTAACAAGCTGGCATGTCTTTTACCTTCATGGATTTCAAAGGCTTCAGCACATCAggtatttgtttattttcaaggTGGTGTGGGTTGGGTGATTCCCTATATCTGTTAATGTTTTGGCTAGTTTCACGCGTTACCAGGAGTCATTTTTCCTTTGACATGGTATGATCATCTCAGAGACGAGGCCGTGCTGGTCGTGTGCAACCTGGAGTTTGCTATAGGCTGTACCCAAAATTGATCCATGATGCAATGCTTGAGTATCAATTACCTGAAATTCTCCGAACACCATTGCAAGAGCTATGTCTACATATCAAAAGCTTGCAGCTTGGATCTGTGGGATCATTTTTGGCAAAGGCACTTCAGCCTCCAGATCCTCTTTCTGTTGAAAATGCAATTGAGCTTCTTAAAACAATTGGAGCTTTGGGTGATGCAGAGGAGCTTACTCCTCTTGGTAtcattttttctctttcttcatTGTTGTTCTCTACACATTTTAGTAAGATACTATTTGTTACCTGAACTGGTATTTTGCAGGTCGTCATCTTTGCACTCTACCTTTGGACCCAAATATAGGAAAGATGCTTCTAATGGGGGCTATTTTTCAATGCCTGAATCCTGCTTTGACAATTGCAGCTGCTCTTGCTCATCGCGACCCATTTGTCCTTCCAATAAATAGGAAAGAGGAAGCTGATGCAGCAAAAAGATCCTTTGCTGGTGTTTCTTGCAGGTTAGGCTGCTATGCTAAGTTATCCTTTCTCTGTGACTTGCAAATTGagattaattatgattttgttaCCAAcggaaaatattaactttttcatatGCAGTGACCATATAGCACTTGTTAAAGCTTTTGAAGGATATAAAGATGCAAAGCGTAATGGAAGAGAGAGAGCATTTTGTTGGGAAAATTTTCTATCCCCAGTGACCTTGCAGATGATGGAGGATATGAGAAATCAGTTTATAGATCTGTTATCAGACATAGGCTTTGTAGACAAATCACCGGGTGCTAGCGTAAGCTCTGTCTTATCTAATTTTCTTGCCATGCATGAACATTTTCTTCAACACCCCTCCCCCAGGGGGCACATCATTTTTTAAGTTTAGCTATTGCTATACATCCCATTTTTAAGAACTCATGGCCATCCTTGATTTATGAGGTTTTCATTCACTGTACATATGCTGCTGGTTTTATCATAGTCTTTGCCATTATTTTTTATCATCAGAATGGTCACTGTCTGATTGTACTTATAATTAATTCCCGTGTGTATTTTTAAACAGGCTTACAACCAATACAGCCATGATTTGGAGATGGTATGTGCAGTCCTTTGTGCTGGGCTTTACCCAAATGTTGTGCAATGCAAAAGAAGAGGAAAACGTACAGCATTCTACACTAAAGAAGTCGGAAAAGTTGACATTCATCCTGCATCTGTTAACGCGGGGGTTCATCTCTTTCCATTGCCTTATATGGTTTACAGTGAAAAGGTCAAAACAACCAGCATTTTTGTCCGAGACTCAACAAATATTTCTGATTACGCTTTACTTCTGTTTGGTGGTAATCTTATTCCTAGCAAAACGGGAGAGGGTATTGAGATGCTTGGGGGGTACCTTCATTTTTCTGCGTCGAAGAGTGTACTGGACTTGATACGGGTAATTCCTCTTATGCTTTTCTTTCgcataaaaaatggatttttatCCTTTGGATAGTTTAAGCGACAGATGAAGAGCAAAAACACTTAAaacattatatatttttctttgtttatgttatttattattattattaacatttttaTGCAGAAACTGCGTGGGGAACTTGACAAGCTTTTGAACAGAAAGGTTGAAGAACCTGGATTTGATATATCTGTTGAAGGAAAGGGAGTAGTGTCTGCTGTGGTTGAGTTATTGCACAGCCAAAATGTACGGTACTGAATTCGTATTCTTTTAAGTTCTTTATGGTAGGATGGATTGCTCTTCATTTTGTGAGATAATATAAGCAAAATGCAACTTTTTAGGGGTGATTTAATCTATTCGACATTCCTGTTAGGATGTTGAAAGCTTTTTTCGTAGCAAATTAAGGTAAAAATGGGAAGGCA from Gossypium hirsutum isolate 1008001.06 chromosome D04, Gossypium_hirsutum_v2.1, whole genome shotgun sequence encodes:
- the LOC107899406 gene encoding DExH-box ATP-dependent RNA helicase DExH1 isoform X3 — protein: MSTETERRVGNLLDVSRDTKSGDDSGVASSRGATKPLPDVKRIDSDSTIETDSSKEKFSAELKKKQENLNASNSVKAMLSFREKLPAFKGKAEFLKAVAQNQVLVVSGETGCGKTTQLPQFILEEEISSLRGANCNIICTQPRRISAISVAARISSERGENVGETVGYQIRLESKRSAQTRLLFCTTGVLLRQLVQDPYLNGVSHLLVDEIHERGMNEDFLLIILRDLLPRRPDLRLILMSATINADLFSKYFGNAPTIHIPGLTFPVAELFLEDVLQKTRYNIKSEFDNYQGNSRRRRKVLDFKKDNLTALFEDVDIDSEYKNYSASTRHSLEAWSGSQIDLGLVEATLEHICRHEADGAILVFLTGWDDISKVLDKIKVNSFLGDLSKFLVLPLHGSMPTINQREIFDCPPPNKRKIVLATNIAESSITIDDVVYVIDCGKAKETSYDALNKLACLLPSWISKASAHQRRGRAGRVQPGVCYRLYPKLIHDAMLEYQLPEILRTPLQELCLHIKSLQLGSVGSFLAKALQPPDPLSVENAIELLKTIGALGDAEELTPLGRHLCTLPLDPNIGKMLLMGAIFQCLNPALTIAAALAHRDPFVLPINRKEEADAAKRSFAGVSCSDHIALVKAFEGYKDAKRNGRERAFCWENFLSPVTLQMMEDMRNQFIDLLSDIGFVDKSPGASAYNQYSHDLEMVCAVLCAGLYPNVVQCKRRGKRTAFYTKEVGKVDIHPASVNAGVHLFPLPYMVYSEKVKTTSIFVRDSTNISDYALLLFGGNLIPSKTGEGIEMLGGYLHFSASKSVLDLIRKLRGELDKLLNRKVEEPGFDISVEGKGVVSAVVELLHSQNVRY